The stretch of DNA gttgtttacattcatctagttgagctcttgagagtagcaaatttgtgtgcctaagtaatcattgcaactagaattgttggataggtggcttgcaacccttgtagagctagagcaagtttgcattacgctatttgtcatactaatcaaattgctctagttgatttgtagaattttaaataggctattcacccccctctagccatactaggacctttcaccgggacaggagagtggtgggttagtcctgcttgtgcttggggtacaagcggggcgtgtgtcttcggggcacccagctaggcacattgattcacgaatcgccgggttatccagtatggcttgtctgcggtttagcaccgtagtaagaactgaaagttgaaaggagaagaaatggaactgattgctcaactcttgcttgaaagtagaacatgcttatatagattgactagatgaaaacttaatacggctgatgataataatgtatcaataaggactcactattagtattgctttttgctaaaagagaaccagcaaaccataaagcctagcatattccttagagtcaggaaagtattcccactatcggataagtcttgcgagtacattgtgtactcagggtttatttacccctgttgcaggtgacgcttgaggagttccttgtgtggaggattcatctggtgggctcagacggaatcctcgttatcttatcgctagatgttatcttttaatattccgctgtttatcattccgcactctatatttggtattgtaataatgtacttttcaagaaactctaatgtatgagatagacttgtgttgtaactcgttttcattattggatccttgggaaaaatgtggatctttcgggttctcccttggggtgtgctcgacagacatcgctcgctgtagttactttcgaggtgcttagtgtctgatggaagacgagcgccttcgtaagtacgctatttcgggtggttctgccacagcaataaacaagaattaggggtcgaaggggaagcaacttagGATAACATAGATTTGGACAGTCAGTTGATGCAGGAGCAATTTCATTCAACtatagtaggctgtataagcaatgacttcgatgtgaatgagttcgaacggttcccacctgcatttcctagtgctatgttcaaataaaaaattatatcatatatgtcttagcaaaagaaacaaaatacgatttcatggttaccacaaaaataaccaacctcatcataatcaaccatatggccgcaataatggcctattccaagctccgaagggactagaccatagttggattgaacaccacattcgcacttgactggaggtgctttgtaaattaacctttctttcttcttttgctttgcctttggaggttcttctggccattggttcttaggaccatacaatcactccttgaaacaacacttcatcattgaatacacctaaataaggtgacattagtacatgaacacatatagctcaatatttcaacacatacactttgcacttacttcatgcttgtttggacacacaaactccaacgtattctcagggtttatcctgGCTTGATCTCtttaatcgcacagaggaggttcctcaagtcgtctaactacagctaagtgcttctccttagccatcattggaggggggttagggggaggtggaacccaccgctcgaagtgctctcgtggatgtcgccctctccaccaatcatcgaaaaggaggtacctggggtcaaacttctctgcaccgtcgatccactgaaagaaaaagcacctcttatgggcctacacaacaaaattccaacaaaatattagtaacctagtaatacaaataaagaaaaaaaacgtacagaaacaattacttacattaaaatgactgcatatgtagaagcaacgagccgctgtgtctggatgtctcgattgaaacacgtcggccgaatgaccacagtcacagttagggacagggagttcaggagggacggggggcatctttgctagactcgtcagggtacaattctctaggacgacctcaTTTTCGCCACAActactcccgaaacatgtcttccatctaataaaatggttcaaattaaacatcaaccaaaacaacgcaaattaatgtaaaatataatcatttgcattgcaattaaaataatataaccaacacttatagcaacaaaaatatgcatggtaaacatacttctaactaaataattaaccttaacattgacaaaatcagactaatatcttcctccaaacCGTAGCCCATAGTTCTCAAACATAATTTTCTTCCTAACCTTAACTCTCATTCATAATAttcctatccaccattcaaatgaaaataaaaagtgcagcattaccttgaacgaggacgaggagggagggaggcgaccGGGGATGGaatggaagggagggagggaggcggcaacggagggccggacgggcggcgggcgcggcagcCAGGCGTGGGGAGGCGGGACTAGCCGCGGggcttttattcggctctgccgtgccacggatcagggcgcagcactgccgcgccaagatcggtggcgcggcaggccctgccacatCACCGGTCAACATtttcggtcgtcgccacgtcagccacccgccgcgccaccatgcatggcgcggcacaggcttttcgccgcgccatggcaataggcgcggccaaaaatgttagttttgaagaaaaaaacagtgttagatttaaaattagtttacaaaaaatgttaaaattaaaaaaaaatctgtaTTTCAGTGTGTGAAAGTTACTTCAAGAGCATGAATGTTGTTCATTCATGCTGTGTGAAGAAAACTGAGCTAGCTCGGTTGATCGATGGAGGACGTGAATAATGTATACTGTAACTAGCCTATAAAAATGTGAGATGAAACTATGTACTGAGAGAGCGAGACTACCTGTgttttatttatgaatccaaatatGTAAAGCTAACTAGTGTAGCACTCTTGGAAACCGTGAGATTAAATacactatcagcctgttcggttggccggttcgtatcgttgctggttcgtgaagaagtactgctggctggtttgtgtgagagaaaaatactgttctggctgaaaatttacgatcgtttacgacaagccacagccaaacgaacgggcTTTATAAGAATTGCCCTAACAATGACCAATGCTTCATACTAATTTGATGGGCCGTATTCCTAGGCCGACCTTGGCTTGACTACCCAATTCCAATACTTTTCTGTTTGCGTGACTGTTCCATATTTCGGTTTCTGATCAGTTTCAGTTGCTTACCGCATAAGACTAGCCGAAAATGTAATCACAGTACCACACAGCTCTTCAAACGCTGGGTAATAGCCTTATAGGTCCACCGCGCAGGTGCATTCAGCGTATCCCAAGATCATTAATCTTAGAATGTTGACCCCCAATCTATACGCATACACCACAATATCAAATTGCATACCTTTTTCTGAATGGCTTTTCatgtggccctgttcgtttcgctgaaatttagcttacgtTGATGATAATTTGTTGTGACAGAAAAACATTGTTTGTTCGTTGAAATGTATTGCTGAAGTAGTGTTGAAGAATATGGTGAATATGTTTAGCGACCTTGATTAATGTGGTTTGAGAATATAAGAAGCAGCATGCGAATTGTTTTTCTTACAAAGACAGCGAGGCAGCCAGAGTGCCAGATACAGAAAAGTTAATAAGAAGGAATAATAATCAGTTATTTACATGTATAGAACTAAATGAATGAATCAATGAATCAATTGGCCAATATGCCAACAAATGTACTGTGAATCTACAATGTGCAGACGGACGACTGAAACTCAAAGAATTCCTCTACTGCAAACTAGAAAGCCACCGATGCATGGCCTCTCCGTGTACGGGCAAATAAAACTCTACACGAAGAGCTGGAGGAGGACGGGCGGCGCCtgcgcggtggtggcggcggcctccTCGCGGTGGCGACGCATGTGGCCACCGAGCGCTTGGCCCATCTCGAAGCCGAGCCCGCAGACGTGGCACAGGTGGCTCGCGGGCGCCGCCTGCTTCGTCGTGGTCTCCTTGGCGTCGTccttcgccggcgccggcgcgggcaTCCCGAGCGCGAGGCCGTGGCGGCCCCGCAGGTGGCTGGTCCTGTGCCCGCCCAGCGCCTGAAACGACCCGAAGGCGCGGCTGCACGTCTTGCAGACGaactcgccgccgccgtccccgcCGCCCGCCGCAGCGCGCCGGTGCCTCTTGCTGCTGCCGTGCTCGggggccacgccgccgccgccgagggacAGCGCGAGGGAGAGCGGCACGGCGCCGGAGGCGGAGTCTCTCGGGTGCTTCGCCATGTACACCAAACGGTCGGCTGGGGATGGAACTAAGGGCTTGCGATCGAGCTCAAGATGTTGGGAGAGAGAGGTGAACGGAGGACCGACGCGGGATGTATGCGAGCTCGGAGGAGCAGAGCAGGCCGCAGCTGGTCGTTGTGGAATGTGGATGTGTTGGTGTTGGCTCCGGCGAGTGCATGCTGGCCTTTTATATAAGCGGAGCGCGGAGGAAGACGCTCTGCTGTCTGCTCACGTGCACTCTACGTCGGGGCAGACGAGAGAACGAAAGGCTGGAAGGAGCGCGTCCGTGCCTGGGCGACTCGTCTGCCTGCGCCGGCGTCGCGCCGTCTGCGTCTGGAACGGTCTGAACGGCAGAACGGTCTTAACGCGGTCGGCGTATGGCGTGTGTGCTGGCCTCACGCCGCAACGCGGGACGGGGAGCTCGGAAGGGTCCGCGAAACGGAACCTGACGGCGTTAGGCAAAAAGCGTCGGGGACACGGACTGGTCGTCGTTAGCCTGGGGCCGGCGCGGGCAGGGCAGAGCGCACCAGCTCGCTCGGTCTCGGTCTCGGTCTCGTTTGACGCCGCGCGCCGTTGCCTGGGTGACTGCCTGACTGGTCAAAGGCCGCGAAGAATGAACAAGGGATAGGCTGCTAGTGTTAGCTAAGCTAAAAACTCGTAGTCTCGTTCCAGAAACGTCGTAGCCTTGAGGGAAAAGTTTCCCGTGAAGCTGCTCACCAGTCACCACACGCACCGCGCACGTGTGTGAACGGGAGTAGGTTTCGCTGTACGTACCTGGTAGACGTACTAATCGGGAGTCACGGTAGTCCACTGCCACACAAGAGAACACGGCTTTTtagttggaatagtatttttctctcacaataaattaatcagaatagtattttagcttgttttttcagcaatCGGGAGCACAAAGATGACGCACCACCTTAATAAGTCTAGCTAATCCTCCATCTTAAGAAGAATAGTCATATCTTGAAAAGTCAAACAAATAAAAGTTTCACctaatatatatagaaaaagaTGCCGATAATTATGATGTATAATAATTATCCATGCATTAATTACAGAATTTATTTCATGATAAATATGCTTGAAGAGATAAATATTGGTATTGTTTTCGATAAATTTAGTCAGACTTGATATTATTTGACTACTTCGGGAGggtaaatttatagaaaatattaatgACATTTATGGCTCCAAATAGATATTTATTATAGAATTTATTTTATGATAAATATGTTGAATATATAAATATTGATACCACTTTcgataaatttagtcaaacttggtATTATTTGACTACTTGGGGAgaataaatttatagaaaatactaatgacatttatggctccaaatagatattaattatataatttattttatgataaATATGTTTGGAGATATCAATATTGATACTATTTTcgataaatttagtcaaacttgataTGATTTGACTACTTTGGGAGAGTAAGTTTGTATAAAATATTAATGACATTTATGGCTTCAAATAGATATGCTATAAAAATAAAATCCATAATAAATCTAATCATGATTATTTTGTATCATAGTTAATATTATCTTTCTATATATTTCTTCAAAGTTAAGATAGATTATTTGATAGAAAACTgaaattgtattttttttctttattggaCGTAGAAAAGTACGTACGTATCTAGTCTAGGTTCCAAGCTAGGGTGCACCGCACACCTACGGTCAAGCATGATTAGGAGATAGGAGTACGGAGGAGTCATAGCCAGCACCAGCTGTTATTAGCGTCATCCTCATCCATCAGACGACCATCATGCATGAAACTAGCCGGGCCCTGGGCAAGATTCATGGCGCTCCTGCTTGGGCCCGGGGACAAGAGGTGCCCACGTTTGGCTTTCCCAGGCGCGGAGAAAAGCCTCAAATTCCTACTGAGATGCAATGCAACCTACAAGTAGTTGCACAATCACAAAGTCATGCCCTGCTTCGttcaccttctttctttcttttttattgttTTGGTCTCGGTTATTCGTCCCAAACCCACAAAAACCTGATGCTAAAAGTTTAAGACGGATCGGGCATGTACGGTCTAAGAACCGGAAGAACAATCGATCGATTTGATGATGGGTACCGAAATTATAACAAGGCACACCGCGAACGTTTGGGAAACCAGGACGGATTAAATGAACGAGACCATTGTATCTATTATCTTCCTCATAATAAACATGAGGACGATGAAATTAACCAGTGGGACATCCAGAAGATGCATGGTGCGGCTCAAATTGATGAGTTATTCGTGCGCGATTTCTGACGAATGCAGTAACGGGACACACATCTTAACCAAAACTGATGAATGATTCGTGCGTGATTTCTGACGATGCAACATAACGGGACACAACATCTGAACCAAAGAATCATCGATCTGTTATACTACCATATTTGTATGAATCAGTTTTCTGACATCCGACCGAAATCGAACTGCTAATCCAACACAAaaactactagctagctagcgtAATTGCAAAAGCAACCAGCTGCAGCTAGCAACTAATATGATTTTTACACGTCCAGGATTCTAGTAAATGACGCTGATGAGTTAGCCCCCAAACATGGAGAAATCAGCCCGCCGGATCAATCTAAGTGAAGAGCTCGAGCAAGACGGGCGGATCGATGGCGGTGGCGCGCGGGGCCTCGGTGCGCCAGACCCAGGCGTCGGCGGCGCCCATCTCCTCGCGGTGCCTCCTCATGTGGCCGCCCAGCGCCTGCCCCATCTCGAAGCCGAGCCCGCAGATGTGGCACTCGTGCTGCTGCTGTTGCGGCGGCTTGTCTCCT from Miscanthus floridulus cultivar M001 unplaced genomic scaffold, ASM1932011v1 fs_780_1_2, whole genome shotgun sequence encodes:
- the LOC136533074 gene encoding zinc finger protein ZAT12-like encodes the protein MAKHPRDSASGAVPLSLALSLGGGGVAPEHGSSKRHRRAAAGGGDGGGEFVCKTCSRAFGSFQALGGHRTSHLRGRHGLALGMPAPAPAKDDAKETTTKQAAPASHLCHVCGLGFEMGQALGGHMRRHREEAAATTAQAPPVLLQLFV